The following coding sequences are from one Pseudomonas mendocina window:
- a CDS encoding EAL domain-containing protein encodes MSAALPNRLPKWTWWLPLPLFHLGTWISLSTRLNDGVALCYLPLVLGLALCLWWGPRVLPALYLNALFSVPLWGLPWQWAPLYALPETASVALGWWLLRRGDFDPALGRLVDLLRFLAFGVLVPVTVVALGLQSNLWLTGFQSAEQWAQASLSVWLTDGINLLALSAPLLAFATPLLRARGWLQARGESSAPTLIVSRSLFGWLFAVGAFLLLMLLLGSLPSLLALPLLGISMLVLALRHAFAGALYGVMLGYCATLLLPLLRTGLSQGDLDLQRNHLQLAVLLLMGAALLVGRALSDLRQTLALSAQMQQQLARANLAMEASPLGVTIADARQGDMPLVYCNPAFTQITGYSVAEALGRDCLFLANDEASQHGLQKLRSALREGRAAQAVVRNVRKDGSRFWNEVVLAPMRDERGISHFVGLQHDVSEREELAAQVERQRAEMLRQSHLFSQTEDIANLGGWVLEISDYSMFWSDGCYRIVERDIHQGPPTLEQVLDYYDTPSQALIMQTLQAAQNGLEDLDIEVRLVARLGARLVRLRGMVERDDDGSLVRLYGVVQDISERKRAESQLRERDERLRLFFEAPLIGMALTTQAFGWEEINQKLCSILSRSREELLASTWHQLSHPGDMAAEKARLEPVLLGSSDGFEMDKRFLRGDGQVVYTRVSLSVVRGSAGRPTLFLLLVEDISARREAEARYQTLVEHAPEAILLFSPEGGIVEFNENALRLFRYRREELRGRSIQSISPLRQADGRLSSRAGKEYLRRAIKGEAPVFEWNHRDSAGRQLPCEVRLVRMPGEELLIRASVTDISERQRYQREIERLAYSDELTGLPNRRLLLDRLQHAMDRENREGSLGALLFIDLDHFKTVNDSLGHLVGDALLCEVTTRLAAELRTEDTLARLGGDEFVVLLEALGHEPQAVAEHAAAVGEKLLRGLQGSCLIDGHELAISASIGIALHPMGLQQASDILKQADTAMYRAKHAGRNALHFFAPEMQAAIDQRLQLQSELRQAIARQQLQLVFQPQLRLADDSVAGAEVLLRWRHPERGEIGPDQFIPLAEETGLIQDIGQWVLEQACAALARWQMQWPHLVLAVNLSPRELRHAACVERVEDCLRRHGVPAQALELEITEGVLLEDVDRCIGNMQQLKAQGVRFAIDDFGTGYSSLTYLKRLPLDRLKIDRSFVSDLDGEASGQMLVQTILMIARNLGLECVAEGVERDSQLALLREQNCALGQGYLFGRPMAEAEFLAWMQARQG; translated from the coding sequence ATGTCCGCCGCGTTGCCCAATCGCTTACCCAAGTGGACATGGTGGCTGCCGCTGCCTCTTTTCCATCTGGGCACCTGGATTTCTCTGAGCACCCGCCTGAATGACGGGGTAGCGCTGTGCTATCTGCCATTGGTACTCGGCCTGGCGCTTTGCCTGTGGTGGGGGCCGCGGGTGCTGCCTGCGCTTTATCTCAATGCCTTGTTCAGCGTGCCATTGTGGGGCCTGCCCTGGCAGTGGGCGCCGCTGTATGCCTTGCCCGAGACGGCTTCCGTTGCCCTGGGCTGGTGGCTATTGCGGCGCGGAGATTTCGATCCGGCGCTGGGGCGGCTGGTCGATCTGCTGCGTTTTCTCGCCTTTGGCGTGCTGGTGCCGGTGACCGTGGTAGCGCTCGGTCTGCAGAGCAACCTGTGGCTGACCGGTTTTCAGAGTGCTGAGCAGTGGGCGCAGGCCAGTTTGTCAGTCTGGTTGACCGACGGCATCAATCTGCTCGCGCTGAGCGCACCACTGCTGGCATTCGCTACCCCATTGCTGCGAGCGCGTGGCTGGTTGCAGGCGCGAGGTGAGAGTTCGGCGCCGACACTGATTGTCAGCCGTTCACTGTTCGGCTGGTTGTTCGCCGTGGGCGCTTTCCTGTTGCTGATGCTGCTGCTCGGCAGCCTGCCGTCACTGCTCGCTCTGCCGTTGCTGGGTATCAGCATGCTGGTGCTGGCGCTGCGACATGCCTTCGCCGGCGCCTTGTACGGCGTGATGCTGGGTTATTGCGCCACCTTGTTGCTGCCGTTGCTGCGCACCGGTCTGAGCCAGGGCGATCTGGATCTGCAGCGCAATCACCTGCAACTCGCCGTGCTGTTGCTGATGGGCGCTGCCTTGCTGGTTGGCCGGGCGCTGAGCGACCTGCGTCAAACTCTGGCGCTCAGTGCGCAGATGCAACAGCAGTTGGCGCGCGCCAACCTGGCGATGGAAGCCAGCCCGCTGGGTGTGACCATTGCCGATGCGCGTCAGGGCGACATGCCCTTGGTCTACTGCAACCCCGCCTTTACTCAAATCACGGGCTATTCCGTGGCGGAGGCCCTGGGGCGCGATTGCCTGTTCCTGGCCAATGATGAGGCCAGTCAGCATGGTCTTCAAAAGCTGCGTAGCGCCCTGCGCGAGGGGCGTGCGGCGCAGGCCGTGGTGCGTAACGTACGCAAGGATGGTAGCCGCTTCTGGAACGAAGTGGTACTGGCGCCGATGCGCGATGAGCGGGGCATCAGCCATTTCGTCGGCTTGCAGCACGATGTCAGCGAGCGCGAGGAGCTGGCCGCGCAGGTCGAGCGGCAGCGCGCGGAAATGCTGCGCCAGAGCCACCTGTTCAGTCAGACCGAAGACATCGCCAATCTGGGCGGCTGGGTGCTGGAGATCAGCGACTACAGCATGTTCTGGAGCGATGGCTGCTATCGCATCGTCGAGCGCGACATCCATCAGGGGCCGCCGACGCTCGAGCAGGTGCTCGATTACTACGACACGCCCAGCCAGGCGCTGATCATGCAGACGTTGCAGGCCGCACAGAACGGGCTCGAAGACCTGGATATCGAGGTGCGTCTGGTGGCGCGGCTGGGCGCTCGCCTGGTGCGCCTGCGCGGTATGGTCGAGCGTGATGACGACGGTAGCCTGGTGCGCCTTTACGGCGTGGTGCAGGACATCAGTGAGCGCAAGCGTGCCGAGTCGCAGTTGCGCGAGCGCGACGAGCGTCTGCGCCTGTTCTTCGAGGCGCCGTTGATCGGCATGGCGCTGACCACCCAGGCCTTTGGCTGGGAGGAGATCAACCAGAAGCTCTGCAGCATTCTTAGTCGTAGCCGCGAGGAGCTGCTGGCCAGTACCTGGCACCAGTTGTCGCACCCGGGCGACATGGCAGCCGAGAAGGCGCGACTGGAACCGGTGTTGCTGGGTAGCAGCGACGGTTTCGAGATGGACAAGCGCTTCCTGCGTGGCGATGGCCAGGTGGTCTACACCCGCGTCAGCCTAAGCGTCGTGCGTGGTAGCGCTGGTCGGCCGACGTTGTTCCTGCTGCTGGTCGAAGACATCAGTGCGCGGCGCGAGGCCGAGGCACGCTACCAAACGCTGGTCGAGCACGCCCCCGAGGCGATCCTGCTGTTCAGTCCGGAGGGTGGCATCGTCGAGTTCAACGAAAACGCTCTGAGGCTGTTCCGCTATCGGCGCGAGGAGTTGCGAGGCCGTTCGATCCAGAGCATCAGCCCGCTGCGCCAGGCCGATGGCCGCCTCTCGTCACGTGCCGGCAAGGAATACCTGCGCCGCGCCATCAAGGGCGAGGCGCCGGTCTTCGAATGGAACCACCGTGACAGTGCCGGCCGTCAGTTGCCATGCGAAGTGCGTCTGGTGCGCATGCCGGGCGAGGAGCTGCTGATTCGTGCCAGCGTTACCGATATTTCCGAGCGTCAGCGCTACCAGCGCGAGATCGAACGCCTGGCCTACAGCGACGAACTCACCGGCTTGCCCAACCGCCGCCTGCTGCTTGACCGACTGCAGCACGCGATGGATCGCGAGAATCGTGAGGGCAGCCTGGGCGCCTTGCTGTTCATCGATCTGGATCACTTCAAGACGGTCAACGACAGCCTCGGGCATCTGGTCGGCGATGCCCTGCTGTGCGAGGTGACCACTCGACTGGCTGCGGAACTGCGCACCGAAGATACCCTGGCGCGTCTGGGCGGCGATGAGTTCGTGGTACTGCTCGAAGCCCTCGGGCACGAGCCGCAAGCGGTCGCCGAGCACGCCGCGGCGGTGGGCGAGAAGCTGCTGCGTGGCTTGCAAGGCAGTTGCCTGATCGATGGTCATGAGCTGGCGATCAGCGCCAGTATCGGGATCGCCCTGCACCCCATGGGTCTGCAGCAGGCTTCGGACATTCTCAAGCAGGCCGATACCGCCATGTACCGAGCCAAGCACGCCGGGCGCAACGCGCTGCACTTCTTCGCCCCGGAGATGCAGGCCGCCATCGACCAGCGTCTGCAACTGCAGAGCGAACTGCGCCAGGCCATCGCGCGACAGCAACTGCAGCTGGTATTCCAGCCGCAGCTGAGGCTGGCCGACGACTCGGTCGCCGGCGCTGAGGTGCTGCTGCGCTGGCGACACCCCGAGCGCGGCGAGATCGGGCCGGATCAATTCATCCCCCTGGCTGAGGAAACCGGGCTGATCCAGGACATCGGCCAGTGGGTGCTGGAGCAGGCCTGCGCGGCGCTGGCTCGCTGGCAGATGCAGTGGCCGCACCTGGTGCTGGCGGTGAACCTCAGCCCGCGCGAGCTGCGCCATGCCGCCTGCGTCGAGCGGGTCGAAGACTGCCTGCGGCGTCACGGGGTGCCGGCGCAGGCGCTGGAACTGGAAATCACCGAAGGCGTGCTGCTGGAGGACGTCGACCGCTGCATTGGCAACATGCAGCAGCTCAAGGCACAGGGCGTGCGTTTCGCCATCGACGATTTCGGCACGGGTTATTCGTCGCTGACCTACCTCAAGCGTCTGCCGCTGGATCGCTTGAAGATCGATCGCAGTTTCGTCTCTGACCTCGATGGAGAGGCCAGCGGGCAGATGCTGGTGCAGACCATCCTGATGATCGCCCGCAACCTGGGTCTTGAGTGCGTGGCCGAAGGCGTCGAGCGTGACAGCCAACTGGCGCTGCTGCGTGAACAGAACTGTGCCCTGGGTCAGGGCTATCTGTTTGGCCGGCCGATGGCCGAGGCGGAGTTTCTGGCCTGGATGCAGGCGCGCCAGGGTTGA
- a CDS encoding ATP-binding protein, producing the protein MKTPYWFPQSFFARTLWLVLIVVLFSKALTLVYLMMNEDVLVDRQYSHGAALTLRAYWAASPEDRDHIAEAAGLKRIPRDKVPASEQHWPYSEIFQRQMQTELGPDTETRVRATSPPALWVHAPSLGDGWVRVPMYPHPLRGQRIWSVLGWFLGIGLLSTAAAWIFVRQLNAPLKRLVYAARQLGQGRSVRLPISDTPSEMTEVYRAFNQMAEDVEQAARERELMLAGVSHDLRTPLTRLRLALEFMENDTELTDDMVRDIEDMDAILDQFLAFIRDGRGEPVEEADFCELVRETLAPYNQGEERVRLCLEPIPPFPLRRVSTKRLLTNLVENALNHGGGDAVEVVASLAGDHAAPYVVLSVLDRGAGIDPGELDSIFNPFIRGDRARGGRGTGLGLAIVKRIAALHGGSVELRNRSGGGLEARVRLPLGLLLPRDAV; encoded by the coding sequence ATGAAAACCCCTTACTGGTTCCCGCAAAGCTTCTTCGCCCGCACCCTCTGGCTGGTGCTGATCGTCGTCCTGTTCTCCAAGGCGCTGACCCTGGTGTACCTGATGATGAACGAAGACGTGCTGGTCGACCGTCAGTACAGCCACGGTGCTGCCCTGACGTTGCGCGCCTATTGGGCGGCCAGTCCCGAGGATCGCGATCATATCGCCGAGGCCGCCGGTCTCAAGCGTATTCCGCGTGACAAGGTGCCGGCCAGCGAGCAGCACTGGCCCTACAGCGAAATCTTCCAGCGGCAGATGCAGACCGAACTGGGGCCTGATACCGAAACGCGGGTACGCGCCACCTCGCCACCGGCACTTTGGGTGCATGCGCCCAGCCTGGGCGATGGCTGGGTGAGGGTGCCTATGTACCCGCATCCGCTGCGTGGTCAGCGTATCTGGAGTGTACTCGGCTGGTTCCTCGGTATCGGCCTGCTGTCCACCGCGGCGGCCTGGATCTTCGTGCGTCAGCTCAACGCACCGCTCAAGCGCCTGGTCTACGCCGCTCGCCAGCTCGGCCAGGGACGCAGCGTGCGCCTGCCGATCAGCGATACGCCGAGCGAGATGACCGAGGTGTACCGCGCCTTCAATCAGATGGCCGAGGACGTCGAACAGGCTGCCCGCGAGCGAGAGCTGATGCTCGCCGGTGTCTCCCATGACCTGCGCACACCGCTGACTCGTCTGCGTCTGGCGCTGGAGTTCATGGAGAACGACACCGAGCTGACCGATGACATGGTGCGTGACATCGAGGACATGGACGCCATCCTCGATCAGTTCCTCGCCTTCATCCGCGACGGGCGTGGTGAGCCAGTGGAGGAGGCCGACTTCTGCGAACTGGTGCGCGAGACACTAGCACCCTACAACCAGGGTGAAGAGCGCGTACGCCTGTGTCTGGAGCCGATCCCGCCCTTCCCATTGCGCCGCGTCTCGACCAAGCGCCTGCTCACCAACCTGGTGGAGAACGCTCTCAATCATGGCGGTGGCGATGCCGTCGAGGTGGTCGCCAGCCTGGCCGGCGATCATGCCGCCCCCTATGTGGTGCTCAGCGTGCTGGATCGCGGCGCGGGTATCGATCCGGGCGAGCTGGATAGCATCTTCAACCCCTTCATCCGTGGCGACCGTGCCCGTGGTGGGCGTGGTACCGGCCTGGGCCTGGCCATCGTCAAGCGCATCGCTGCGTTGCATGGCGGTAGCGTGGAGCTGCGCAACCGCAGCGGTGGTGGACTCGAAGCGAGAGTCAGGCTGCCTTTGGGTCTGCTGTTACCACGCGACGCGGTGTAG
- a CDS encoding LD-carboxypeptidase: MSALFDGRLALITPASAIAEDVLEATLAQLDVLGIRYHLGQHVRARHRYLAGTPEQRLEDLHRAFSLPDISAVWCLRGGYGCAQLVEAIDWPLLQQASPRPLIGFSDLSILLSAFQQHGLPAIHGPVATALGHQALSAPGGQRERLTSTQALWALLKGQHQPLPVRHISGPAHAIDGQLQGGNLTALASVCGTGAELRLVEDSILILEDVGEPYYRLERSLWQLLNSFAGQRPRAVCLGSFTDCPRRGVHHSLEQIIGEYLAPLGIPLYGDLPSGHGDSNYPWPYGQKARLSGSSLSW; this comes from the coding sequence ATGAGCGCGCTGTTCGACGGCCGCCTGGCGCTGATCACTCCAGCATCAGCCATCGCCGAAGACGTGCTCGAGGCGACCCTGGCGCAGCTCGATGTACTCGGCATTCGCTATCACCTGGGCCAGCACGTGCGTGCGCGCCACCGCTACCTGGCCGGTACGCCTGAACAACGCCTGGAAGACCTGCACCGGGCCTTCAGCCTGCCGGACATCAGCGCCGTCTGGTGCCTGCGCGGCGGTTATGGCTGCGCGCAGTTGGTGGAGGCGATCGACTGGCCGCTGCTCCAACAGGCCAGCCCGCGTCCGCTGATCGGCTTTTCCGATCTGTCGATCCTGCTCAGCGCCTTCCAACAGCATGGGCTCCCCGCCATTCATGGCCCGGTCGCCACGGCGCTCGGTCATCAGGCGCTGTCGGCGCCTGGTGGCCAGCGCGAACGCCTGACCTCGACTCAGGCGCTTTGGGCCTTGCTCAAAGGTCAGCACCAGCCGTTGCCGGTGCGCCATATCAGCGGGCCTGCGCATGCCATAGACGGTCAGCTGCAGGGCGGCAACCTCACGGCACTGGCCAGCGTCTGCGGCACCGGCGCCGAGCTGCGCCTGGTAGAGGACTCGATCCTGATTCTGGAAGACGTCGGTGAACCGTACTACCGCCTGGAGCGCAGCCTCTGGCAACTGCTCAACAGCTTCGCCGGTCAGCGGCCGCGTGCCGTCTGCCTGGGCAGCTTCACCGATTGTCCACGACGCGGCGTGCATCACAGCCTGGAGCAGATCATCGGCGAATACCTCGCCCCGCTAGGCATTCCTCTATACGGCGATCTCCCCAGCGGCCATGGCGACAGCAACTATCCCTGGCCCTATGGCCAAAAGGCGCGGCTGAGCGGCAGCAGCCTGAGCTGGTAA
- a CDS encoding phosphatase PAP2 family protein encodes MSSTFINRHWHPRAMLVCHIVAIVLLVSWVWQPTRDLWDAADLWLFKLLNDPVHAAGLWAKIWAIGSMRPVDAGVGVVMLAVMLKAGLVFEGPQVRRALYAFLTALVTLLLLRVGFAELVKAMGWQRPSASLVVEGSARLTELFPDWEERWDLKDSASRSFPGDHASVLLIWAFFMTFFARNWRLLLVWVIAVIGMLPRLVAGAHWGSDAFVGGMFLSLLALAWACYTPLGYHASEWLEKITLPITSRLAKLPLLGRLSIVSGR; translated from the coding sequence ATCGTGGCCATCGTGCTGCTCGTCAGCTGGGTGTGGCAGCCCACTCGTGATCTGTGGGACGCCGCCGATCTATGGCTGTTCAAGCTGCTCAACGACCCTGTGCATGCCGCCGGGCTGTGGGCCAAGATCTGGGCCATTGGTAGCATGCGACCCGTCGATGCCGGTGTTGGCGTGGTGATGCTGGCGGTGATGCTCAAGGCCGGCCTGGTCTTCGAAGGCCCACAGGTGCGCCGAGCGCTGTACGCCTTCCTCACCGCCCTGGTCACCCTGCTGCTGCTGCGCGTAGGTTTCGCCGAGCTGGTCAAGGCCATGGGCTGGCAGCGCCCCAGCGCTTCACTGGTGGTCGAAGGCAGCGCGCGCCTGACCGAGCTGTTCCCTGACTGGGAGGAGCGCTGGGATCTGAAGGACAGCGCCAGCCGCAGCTTCCCTGGCGATCATGCCTCGGTACTGTTGATCTGGGCATTCTTCATGACCTTCTTCGCGCGTAACTGGCGTCTGCTGCTGGTCTGGGTGATTGCCGTGATCGGCATGCTGCCGCGCCTGGTAGCCGGTGCTCACTGGGGCTCGGATGCCTTCGTCGGCGGCATGTTCCTCAGCCTGCTGGCGCTGGCCTGGGCTTGCTATACCCCGCTCGGCTACCACGCCAGCGAATGGCTGGAGAAAATCACCCTGCCGATCACCTCACGCCTGGCCAAGCTACCGCTGCTGGGCCGCCTGAGCATCGTCAGCGGGCGTTGA
- a CDS encoding RNA-binding S4 domain-containing protein, translating into MSEKDDDRIRLDKWLWAARFYKTRALCKAAIEGGKVHHRGERCKPGKEPKIGDEYVLRTGFDERTVVVLALSSVRRGAPEAQLLYRETEESIARREQAAAMRKAGALGVQTDGRPSKKQRRQIHQFNEQQGGGLRHPWADED; encoded by the coding sequence ATGAGCGAGAAAGACGACGACAGGATTCGCCTGGACAAATGGCTGTGGGCCGCACGCTTCTACAAGACTCGCGCCCTGTGCAAGGCGGCTATAGAAGGTGGCAAGGTGCACCACCGCGGCGAGCGTTGCAAGCCGGGCAAGGAGCCGAAGATCGGTGATGAGTACGTGCTGCGTACCGGTTTCGATGAGCGCACGGTGGTCGTGCTGGCATTGTCCAGCGTCCGCCGTGGCGCTCCCGAGGCGCAGTTGCTCTATCGCGAGACCGAGGAGAGCATCGCCCGTCGCGAACAGGCTGCGGCGATGCGCAAGGCTGGCGCCCTCGGCGTGCAGACCGATGGCCGGCCGAGCAAGAAGCAGCGCCGGCAGATCCATCAGTTCAACGAACAGCAGGGCGGTGGCCTGCGTCACCCCTGGGCGGATGAAGACTAG
- the ompR gene encoding two-component system response regulator OmpR, whose product MTQSSTTAEGEKILIVDDDARLRRLLERFFDEQGYRVRAVENVEQMDRLLARELFNLVVLDLMLPGEDGLSACRRLREAGNQMPIIMLTAKGDESSRIQGLELGADDYLAKPFNPRELLARIKAVLRRQAPVVPGAPGSEDESVSFGEYELSLATRELKKGEEVHMLTTGEFAVLKALVQHAREPLTRDKLMNLARGREWDALERSIDVQISRLRRLIEPDPSKPRYIQTVWGVGYVFVPDGNK is encoded by the coding sequence ATGACCCAGTCCAGCACTACCGCCGAAGGCGAGAAGATTCTCATCGTCGATGACGACGCCCGCCTGCGCCGCCTGCTCGAGCGCTTCTTTGACGAACAGGGCTACCGGGTGCGCGCGGTGGAAAACGTCGAACAGATGGATCGCCTGCTGGCGCGCGAGCTGTTCAACCTGGTGGTGCTGGATCTGATGCTGCCGGGCGAGGATGGCCTTTCTGCCTGCCGTCGTCTGCGTGAGGCGGGCAACCAGATGCCGATCATCATGCTTACCGCCAAGGGCGATGAATCCAGCCGGATTCAGGGCCTGGAGCTGGGCGCCGACGACTACCTGGCAAAACCGTTCAACCCGCGTGAGCTGCTGGCGCGGATCAAGGCCGTGCTGCGCCGCCAGGCTCCGGTGGTACCGGGCGCGCCGGGCAGCGAGGACGAAAGCGTCAGCTTCGGTGAGTACGAACTGTCGCTGGCCACGCGCGAGCTGAAGAAGGGCGAGGAAGTGCACATGCTCACCACGGGTGAGTTTGCCGTGCTCAAGGCGCTGGTGCAGCACGCCCGCGAGCCGCTGACCCGCGACAAGCTGATGAATCTGGCCCGTGGCCGCGAGTGGGACGCGCTGGAGCGCTCCATCGACGTACAGATCAGTCGCCTGCGTCGCCTGATCGAGCCCGATCCATCCAAGCCACGCTATATCCAGACCGTCTGGGGCGTGGGCTACGTGTTCGTTCCCGACGGCAACAAGTAA
- a CDS encoding ATP-dependent zinc protease, with protein sequence MNSIDPLSVIGLREWINLPQLGIVGLRAKIDTGASTSSLHASDIQPFQRDGEDWVRFTAYLGTQVQRRHRCEAPLVSVKRIKSSNGQVQNRYVIRTELALGDRLWPVEFTLACRKTMRYRVLLGSKALVTGHLLVNPALSYVQDKPALPPSLPGVQ encoded by the coding sequence TTGAACAGCATCGACCCACTCAGCGTGATCGGCCTGCGCGAATGGATCAACCTGCCGCAACTCGGCATCGTTGGCCTGCGCGCCAAGATCGACACCGGCGCCAGCACCTCCAGCCTGCACGCGAGCGACATCCAGCCGTTCCAGCGTGACGGCGAGGACTGGGTGCGGTTCACCGCCTACCTCGGTACCCAGGTGCAACGCCGTCATCGCTGCGAGGCGCCACTGGTGTCGGTCAAGCGCATCAAGAGTTCCAATGGCCAGGTGCAGAACCGCTACGTGATCCGTACCGAGCTGGCCCTGGGCGATCGCCTGTGGCCGGTGGAATTCACCCTGGCCTGCCGCAAGACCATGCGCTACCGCGTATTGCTCGGTTCCAAGGCGCTGGTCACCGGTCATCTGCTGGTCAACCCGGCGCTCAGCTACGTACAAGACAAACCCGCCCTGCCTCCCTCACTCCCAGGTGTCCAATGA
- the rimK gene encoding 30S ribosomal protein S6--L-glutamate ligase, producing MKIAVLSRNPRLYSTRRLVEAGQQRGHEMVVIDTLRAYMNIASHKPQIHYRGQAMEGFDAVIPRIGASVTFYGCAVLRQFEMMGVFPLNESVAISRSRDKLRALQLLSRKGIGLPVTGFAHSPDDIPDLIQMVGGAPLVIKVLEGTQGMGVVLAETHKAAESVIEAFLGLKQDIMVQEYISEAGGADIRCFVVGDKVIAAMKRQAKAGEFRSNLHRGGSASLIKITPEERMTAVRAARVMGLNVAGVDILRSNHGPLVMEVNSSPGLEGIEVTTGKDVAGMIIEHLEKHAEPGQTRTKGRG from the coding sequence ATGAAGATCGCCGTGCTGTCGCGCAACCCGCGCCTCTATTCCACCCGCCGTCTGGTGGAGGCTGGCCAGCAGCGCGGCCATGAAATGGTGGTGATCGACACCCTGCGCGCCTATATGAACATCGCCAGCCACAAGCCGCAGATTCACTATCGCGGCCAGGCCATGGAAGGTTTCGATGCGGTGATCCCGCGCATCGGCGCCTCGGTGACCTTCTATGGCTGCGCGGTACTGCGCCAGTTCGAAATGATGGGCGTGTTCCCGCTCAACGAGTCGGTGGCCATCAGTCGCTCGCGCGACAAGTTGCGCGCGCTGCAGTTGCTCTCGCGCAAGGGCATCGGTCTGCCGGTGACCGGCTTCGCCCACTCGCCGGACGACATTCCGGATCTGATCCAGATGGTCGGCGGCGCGCCGCTGGTGATCAAGGTGCTGGAAGGTACCCAGGGCATGGGCGTGGTGCTGGCAGAAACGCACAAGGCCGCCGAGTCGGTGATCGAGGCCTTCCTCGGTCTCAAGCAGGACATCATGGTGCAGGAATACATCAGCGAAGCCGGCGGCGCCGACATCCGCTGCTTCGTGGTCGGTGACAAGGTGATCGCGGCAATGAAGCGCCAGGCCAAGGCCGGCGAGTTCCGCTCCAACCTGCACCGCGGTGGCTCCGCCAGCCTGATAAAGATCACCCCGGAGGAGCGCATGACCGCCGTGCGTGCCGCGCGGGTGATGGGCCTGAACGTGGCCGGCGTCGACATTCTGCGCTCCAATCACGGCCCGCTGGTGATGGAGGTGAATTCCTCGCCTGGCCTGGAAGGCATCGAGGTGACCACCGGCAAGGACGTCGCCGGGATGATCATCGAGCACCTGGAAAAACATGCCGAGCCAGGTCAGACGCGTACCAAGGGTCGCGGATGA